The Amycolatopsis mongoliensis genome includes a window with the following:
- a CDS encoding hydroxyacid dehydrogenase — translation MIRAALAMSRDAADAVLDDGTLAKLRGLVDLAEGVIDDFAGAPLRDVELLVTGWGCPPLDAVALAAAPNLRAVVHTAGSVRAHVTEACWDRGIEVTSAAEANAVPVAEYTLAMILLSGKRVLERARGYRVDRVRDDWLAVPRDVGNYRRTVGILSASMIGRRVIELLQPHDLRILVHDPYVTDVEGAEPVGLAELFERSDVVSVHTPLLPETRGLVSRELIGSMRPDAVLINTARGAVLDQDALAEATGSGRIRAILDVTEPEVLPPGHPLWTDENVLITPHLAGSQGNEMGRLAALAVAEVARWVAGDGFAHPLHRDRMGLIA, via the coding sequence GTGATCCGCGCCGCCCTCGCGATGAGCCGGGACGCGGCCGACGCCGTCCTCGACGACGGGACACTGGCCAAGCTACGCGGGCTCGTCGACCTGGCCGAAGGCGTGATCGACGACTTCGCCGGTGCCCCGCTTCGGGACGTCGAGCTGCTGGTCACCGGCTGGGGCTGCCCGCCACTGGACGCCGTCGCGCTCGCCGCCGCCCCGAACCTGCGCGCGGTCGTGCACACCGCCGGGTCGGTCCGCGCGCACGTCACCGAGGCGTGCTGGGACCGGGGCATCGAGGTGACTTCCGCGGCCGAGGCCAACGCCGTGCCCGTCGCCGAGTACACCCTCGCCATGATCCTGCTGTCGGGCAAACGCGTGCTCGAACGCGCTCGCGGCTACCGCGTGGACCGCGTCCGCGACGACTGGCTCGCCGTGCCCCGGGACGTCGGCAACTACCGGAGGACGGTCGGCATCCTGTCCGCGTCGATGATCGGCCGCCGGGTGATCGAGCTGCTGCAACCTCACGACCTGCGGATACTGGTGCATGATCCGTATGTGACCGACGTGGAGGGAGCCGAGCCGGTGGGACTGGCCGAGCTGTTCGAACGCAGTGACGTCGTCAGCGTCCACACGCCGCTGCTGCCCGAGACGCGCGGCCTGGTCAGCCGGGAGCTGATCGGGTCGATGCGCCCGGACGCCGTGCTGATCAACACCGCCCGCGGCGCCGTCCTCGACCAGGACGCTCTCGCCGAGGCCACCGGATCCGGGCGGATCCGGGCGATCCTCGACGTCACCGAACCCGAGGTCCTGCCGCCGGGACACCCGCTGTGGACGGACGAGAACGTGCTCATCACCCCGCACCTGGCGGGTTCGCAGGGCAACGAAATGGGCCGGCTGGCGGCGCTGGCCGTCGCCGAGGTCGCGCGCTGGGTGGCCGGCGACGGCTTCGCCCACCCGCTGCACCGCGACCGGATGGGACTGATCGCGTGA
- a CDS encoding carbohydrate ABC transporter permease, giving the protein MKLLSRTAVNTVVGISVLYTLLPVLWLVLAAAKSGDALFGSDLLSLKGFSPLENLRDLFAMDKGSYGRWYANSLFYAVAGGALSSLISIACGYAFDKYRFKHKEKLFGLVLAAVMVPQTVLALPLYLMASGTGLVDTPWAVFVPVLFNPFGVYLGRVFSQGYVPDEVLEAARIDGAGELATYFRVALRMLGPGVVTVFLFQLTAIWNNFFLPMVMLSDQKLYPVSLGLYAWNSSATVSPEYYPVVIMGSLLAVLPLLLAFVLLQRFWRSGLTAGAVK; this is encoded by the coding sequence GTGAAGCTGCTCAGCCGCACGGCCGTCAACACCGTCGTCGGGATCTCCGTGCTCTACACGCTCCTGCCCGTGCTGTGGCTCGTCCTCGCCGCGGCCAAGAGCGGCGACGCGCTCTTCGGCAGCGATCTCTTGTCGCTTAAAGGGTTCTCGCCGCTGGAGAACCTCAGAGACCTCTTCGCGATGGACAAGGGGAGCTACGGCCGCTGGTACGCCAACAGCCTCTTCTACGCCGTCGCCGGCGGCGCGCTCAGCTCGCTGATCAGCATCGCGTGCGGGTACGCCTTCGACAAGTACCGATTCAAGCACAAGGAAAAGCTCTTCGGCCTGGTGCTCGCCGCGGTCATGGTGCCGCAGACCGTGCTCGCGCTGCCGCTGTACCTGATGGCGTCGGGCACCGGGCTCGTCGACACGCCGTGGGCGGTGTTCGTGCCGGTGCTGTTCAACCCGTTCGGCGTCTACCTCGGCCGCGTGTTCAGCCAGGGGTACGTCCCGGACGAAGTCCTGGAAGCCGCCCGCATCGACGGCGCCGGCGAGCTGGCGACGTACTTCCGGGTCGCGCTGAGGATGCTCGGGCCCGGCGTGGTCACCGTGTTCCTGTTCCAGCTCACCGCGATCTGGAACAACTTCTTCCTGCCCATGGTGATGCTGTCCGACCAGAAGCTCTACCCCGTCAGCCTCGGCCTCTACGCCTGGAACAGCTCGGCCACCGTGTCGCCCGAGTACTACCCGGTCGTCATCATGGGCTCACTCCTGGCCGTCCTCCCGCTGCTGCTCGCTTTCGTTCTGCTGCAACGCTTCTGGCGCTCCGGGCTCACCGCGGGAGCGGTCAAGTGA
- a CDS encoding carbohydrate ABC transporter permease — MAPFFVLLVAVFLVPVGTAVWLSFFGADEPGLGFGPEHTVFVGLRSYLAVFGDPTFLNGLGVIALYCLIYLPLLVVASLGLALLLDSAAARLKSLARLGLFLPHAVPGIIAAIIWLYLYTPGLSPVALFGDGGIIALPAIVNIALWSNLGYNVVIFCAALQAVPREVLEAAVVDGAGPVRTALRIKTPLIRSSVVMVVLFTLIWSLQLFTEPMLLSQSTPVITARFSPSMYIYDAAFTRNNYGLAAAASVILLACTIALSYGVTRWTNRTREVTS, encoded by the coding sequence ATGGCGCCCTTCTTCGTCCTTCTCGTCGCCGTCTTCCTCGTGCCCGTCGGGACCGCCGTCTGGCTGAGCTTCTTCGGTGCCGACGAGCCCGGGCTCGGCTTCGGGCCCGAGCACACCGTTTTCGTCGGCCTGCGCAGCTACCTCGCCGTCTTCGGCGATCCCACCTTCCTCAACGGACTCGGCGTCATCGCCCTCTACTGCCTGATCTACCTGCCGCTCCTGGTCGTCGCGTCGCTCGGGCTCGCCCTGCTGCTCGACTCCGCCGCCGCGCGGCTGAAGTCGCTGGCACGGCTCGGGCTCTTCCTGCCGCACGCCGTGCCCGGGATCATCGCCGCGATCATCTGGCTCTACCTCTACACCCCCGGCCTCAGCCCGGTCGCGCTGTTCGGCGACGGCGGGATCATCGCCCTCCCGGCGATCGTGAACATCGCCCTGTGGAGCAACCTCGGTTACAACGTCGTCATCTTCTGCGCCGCCCTGCAAGCCGTGCCGCGCGAAGTGCTCGAAGCCGCGGTCGTCGACGGCGCCGGCCCGGTCCGCACGGCCCTGCGCATCAAGACCCCGCTGATCCGGTCGAGCGTAGTGATGGTCGTGCTGTTCACGCTCATCTGGTCGCTGCAGCTGTTCACCGAGCCGATGCTGCTCTCGCAGTCCACGCCGGTGATCACCGCGCGCTTCTCGCCCAGCATGTACATCTACGACGCCGCCTTCACCCGCAACAACTACGGCCTCGCCGCGGCCGCGTCCGTCATCCTCCTCGCCTGCACGATCGCGCTGTCCTACGGCGTGACGCGCTGGACCAACCGCACCCGGGAGGTGACCTCGTGA
- a CDS encoding ABC transporter substrate-binding protein: MPASRRAVLAASLALPLAAACSAPAGSGGPARIRFWSALRGSQQVVDAFNRTQNRIRVDFQQIPSGDQGGYAKLSNAARAGNAPDVATIEYPQVPGFAIDGVARDITDLVSDRLRAKLLPQALRLTTFAGRVFTVPLDVEPMVLHYRTDLFPEPIPRTWDEFAAAARRIRDGRRRIALFPTDGGMQFAAFAWQAGARWFDTSAGAWNVSLADAATQRVSGYWQGLIEDGLVFANASLSRQSDAQIGQDLVVARLSGAWDAGAQMKARPGQKGKWAIAPLPQWDPAHPAVGTHGGSTFAITKDSANPEAAMEFIEWQVSHPDALRARLSSGTSSQYPAAPALVEVGGKAFDRAYYGGQDIYRLFDEQAHLIRDGWTWGPRMSATQRVLQDGFARAGAGNGTLLDAVRDAQKATMPDLVALGLATTEHESRGTVR, encoded by the coding sequence ATGCCCGCAAGCCGCCGTGCCGTGCTGGCCGCGAGCCTGGCCCTGCCGCTGGCGGCCGCGTGCTCGGCGCCCGCGGGCTCCGGCGGCCCGGCCCGGATCAGGTTCTGGTCGGCGCTGCGCGGCAGCCAGCAGGTCGTCGACGCGTTCAACCGCACGCAGAACCGCATCCGCGTCGACTTCCAGCAGATCCCGTCCGGCGACCAGGGCGGTTACGCGAAACTGAGCAACGCGGCCCGCGCGGGCAACGCCCCCGACGTCGCCACGATCGAATACCCGCAGGTGCCCGGCTTCGCGATCGACGGCGTCGCGCGGGACATCACGGACCTCGTGAGCGACCGGCTCCGGGCGAAACTGCTGCCGCAGGCGTTGCGGCTGACGACGTTCGCCGGCCGGGTGTTCACGGTCCCGCTCGACGTCGAGCCGATGGTGCTGCACTACCGCACGGACCTGTTCCCCGAGCCGATTCCGCGGACGTGGGACGAGTTCGCCGCGGCGGCCCGCCGGATCCGTGACGGCCGCCGCCGGATCGCGCTGTTCCCGACCGACGGCGGCATGCAGTTCGCCGCGTTCGCCTGGCAGGCCGGGGCGCGCTGGTTCGACACGTCGGCGGGCGCGTGGAACGTCTCGCTCGCCGACGCCGCCACCCAGCGCGTTTCCGGGTACTGGCAGGGCTTGATCGAGGACGGCCTGGTCTTCGCCAACGCGTCGCTGAGCCGCCAGAGCGACGCGCAGATCGGCCAGGACCTGGTCGTCGCGCGGCTGAGCGGCGCGTGGGACGCGGGCGCGCAGATGAAGGCGCGACCCGGCCAGAAGGGCAAGTGGGCGATCGCGCCGCTGCCGCAGTGGGATCCGGCCCACCCGGCGGTCGGCACGCACGGCGGCTCGACGTTCGCGATCACCAAGGACAGTGCGAATCCGGAGGCGGCGATGGAGTTCATCGAGTGGCAGGTCTCCCACCCGGACGCGTTGCGCGCCCGGCTCTCGAGCGGCACGAGCAGCCAGTACCCGGCGGCGCCCGCGCTGGTCGAGGTGGGCGGCAAGGCGTTCGACCGCGCGTACTACGGCGGCCAGGACATCTACCGGCTGTTCGACGAGCAGGCCCACCTCATCCGCGACGGCTGGACGTGGGGCCCCCGGATGAGCGCGACGCAGCGGGTCCTGCAGGACGGCTTCGCGCGAGCGGGTGCGGGCAACGGCACGCTGCTGGACGCGGTCCGCGACGCCCAGAAGGCGACCATGCCGGACCTGGTCGCCCTCGGCCTGGCGACGACCGAGCACGAAAGCCGAGGGACCGTCCGATGA
- a CDS encoding substrate-binding domain-containing protein → MRETGADRRQRVLAVVEARGEVRVTDLAAELEVSVITARRDVEDLARAGRLRRGHGVARSLVPVRQAPVPGERDTGVVALVVPERHAYLNEVVHGARAALEEAGTRIVLHPAPQVAGADRPIVERALAGDDVRGLLIAPRWRTVDAEAADDGWLAGVDVPVVLLERRPRRGSALHARDSVCTDHWFGMHLAVTHLVALGHRRLVLAARDDSPTARALRAAFAEICAARPEVEDATTVLSAPDAGADPAAAEGPSLAGVVRERGASGVVMHGDVDALMLVRQLAEAGIAVPRDCSVVAYDDVVAALGSPPLTAVAPAKAEVGRLAAGLLLERLGAEAGPARQIAVLPELKVRGSTRSFDRVERKY, encoded by the coding sequence ATGCGGGAGACGGGTGCGGACCGGCGGCAGCGGGTCCTGGCCGTGGTCGAGGCACGGGGTGAGGTACGGGTCACCGATCTCGCCGCCGAGCTGGAGGTCTCGGTGATCACCGCGCGCCGGGACGTCGAGGACCTTGCCCGGGCCGGGCGGCTTCGGCGGGGTCACGGCGTCGCGCGGTCGCTGGTTCCGGTGCGGCAGGCGCCGGTGCCGGGGGAGCGGGACACCGGGGTCGTCGCGCTCGTCGTGCCCGAGCGGCACGCCTACCTCAACGAGGTCGTGCACGGCGCCCGCGCCGCGCTGGAGGAGGCCGGCACGCGGATCGTGCTGCACCCGGCGCCGCAGGTCGCGGGGGCGGACCGGCCGATCGTGGAGCGCGCGCTCGCCGGGGACGACGTCCGGGGGCTGCTGATCGCGCCGCGCTGGCGCACCGTCGATGCCGAAGCCGCGGACGACGGCTGGCTGGCCGGCGTCGACGTGCCCGTGGTCCTGCTGGAACGCCGTCCCCGCCGGGGAAGTGCCCTGCACGCGCGGGATTCCGTGTGTACCGATCACTGGTTCGGCATGCACCTCGCGGTGACGCACCTGGTGGCGCTCGGGCACCGGCGGCTGGTGCTGGCCGCGCGCGACGACAGCCCGACGGCGCGGGCGTTGCGCGCCGCGTTCGCCGAGATCTGCGCCGCGCGGCCGGAGGTCGAGGACGCGACCACGGTCCTCAGCGCGCCGGACGCGGGCGCCGACCCAGCCGCCGCCGAAGGGCCGTCGCTCGCCGGCGTCGTGCGCGAGCGCGGGGCTTCCGGCGTGGTCATGCACGGTGACGTCGACGCCCTGATGCTGGTGCGGCAGCTGGCCGAGGCCGGGATCGCGGTGCCGCGGGACTGTTCGGTCGTGGCCTACGACGACGTCGTCGCCGCGCTGGGGAGCCCGCCGCTGACCGCGGTCGCGCCGGCCAAGGCCGAGGTGGGCCGGCTCGCCGCCGGGCTGCTGCTCGAACGTCTCGGCGCCGAAGCCGGGCCGGCACGTCAGATCGCAGTGCTGCCCGAGCTGAAGGTCCGCGGTTCAACCCGATCGTTTGACCGAGTTGAACGGAAATATTGA
- a CDS encoding caspase family protein, giving the protein MTPDGRRLALLIATSDYADPGLKPLRGPLQEVDELRELLADPDIGGFEVTVAGNRSTQDLRVAIGRLFTEATRHDLLLLHISGHGVKDTRGRLHFAATDTRLDLLSATGLPAEFVRDEVERSAARQVVLWLDCCFSGAFPAGHVPKSGGRVDVVDQLAAKPGRGCLVMTASTHLEHAFETGSEHSPIGPSVPSIFTEAIVAGLRSGDADLDSDGRIEAAELYSYVYDRVRSRTPHQTPTRNDRGSGPVYLAHSRKGLSLPHGLDPDLRAALFSKHDTIRSEALKVLRKSAAAGDVTAIETLRRLGNDEGERDLEPSAPGPVPSEPARPGREEALSGALGGRRPAESPRSAGGEVQVLPKADTSKKPAALSGLPSPSAKRARWRFGRRRSDPLRDLQRDLDRRTAASLSFPAPGTHSRAKRRVRIASLIASVIGLVATIVVSLYLSAEDGPVVPENGYELTWVAGGTPDGQTADATVDRHVPVTLASPAVRPELTMSLRAHGTPPSAAYLRGTLSVDEKAKMCGPLTVLVGAGKAFVTLHVGMGAGTSVTVPTSIGSLTASDRVTFTIDPSVATAEPCGAVTLNFDNLVVTG; this is encoded by the coding sequence GTGACGCCCGATGGACGGCGCCTGGCCCTGCTCATCGCCACCAGCGACTATGCCGACCCGGGCCTGAAGCCGCTGCGGGGGCCGCTGCAGGAAGTCGACGAGCTGCGCGAATTGCTGGCGGATCCCGACATCGGTGGCTTCGAGGTGACGGTGGCCGGGAACCGGTCCACCCAGGACCTCCGGGTGGCCATCGGCCGGTTGTTCACCGAGGCCACCAGGCACGATCTGCTGTTGCTGCACATTTCGGGGCACGGCGTCAAAGACACTCGCGGCCGGCTCCACTTCGCCGCGACCGACACCAGGCTCGATCTGTTGAGCGCCACCGGCCTTCCGGCGGAATTCGTCCGCGACGAGGTGGAGCGGAGCGCCGCGCGGCAGGTGGTGTTGTGGCTGGACTGCTGTTTCAGCGGCGCTTTCCCCGCCGGACACGTGCCCAAATCGGGTGGCCGCGTCGACGTGGTGGACCAGCTGGCGGCCAAACCCGGCCGTGGTTGCCTGGTGATGACCGCGTCGACCCACCTCGAGCATGCCTTCGAGACCGGAAGCGAGCATTCTCCGATCGGACCGTCGGTCCCCTCGATCTTCACCGAAGCGATCGTTGCCGGGTTGCGCAGCGGCGACGCGGACCTGGACTCGGACGGCCGGATCGAAGCGGCCGAACTCTACAGCTACGTCTACGACCGCGTCCGCTCCCGGACTCCCCACCAGACGCCGACCCGGAACGACCGGGGCAGCGGCCCCGTCTACCTGGCGCACAGCCGGAAGGGGCTGTCGCTGCCCCACGGGCTGGATCCAGACCTGCGCGCCGCGCTGTTCAGCAAGCACGACACCATCCGCTCCGAGGCTCTGAAGGTCTTGCGCAAGTCCGCGGCGGCCGGTGACGTGACTGCCATCGAAACCCTGCGGAGGCTGGGAAACGACGAGGGCGAACGGGATCTCGAGCCGTCCGCACCGGGGCCGGTCCCATCGGAGCCGGCCCGGCCTGGCCGGGAAGAGGCCTTGTCCGGCGCGCTGGGCGGCCGACGCCCGGCCGAATCGCCTCGTTCGGCCGGTGGTGAAGTGCAAGTCCTGCCGAAGGCTGACACCAGCAAGAAGCCGGCGGCGTTGTCCGGTCTGCCTTCACCTTCAGCGAAACGCGCTCGATGGCGGTTCGGCCGGCGCCGATCAGATCCGTTACGCGATCTGCAGCGAGACCTTGACCGGAGGACAGCGGCCTCGCTGTCGTTTCCCGCTCCCGGCACGCACAGCAGGGCCAAGCGGAGGGTGCGGATCGCTTCCCTGATCGCGTCCGTCATCGGCCTCGTCGCGACCATCGTCGTGAGCTTGTACTTGTCGGCCGAGGACGGCCCTGTCGTGCCCGAGAACGGTTACGAGCTGACGTGGGTGGCCGGCGGCACCCCGGACGGGCAGACCGCCGACGCGACCGTGGACCGGCACGTGCCGGTCACGCTCGCCTCCCCGGCCGTTCGTCCGGAGCTGACCATGAGTTTGCGAGCGCACGGGACTCCGCCGTCCGCCGCGTACCTGCGGGGCACGTTGAGCGTGGACGAGAAAGCGAAGATGTGCGGACCGCTGACCGTGCTCGTCGGGGCCGGCAAGGCTTTCGTCACGCTGCACGTCGGCATGGGTGCCGGTACGAGCGTCACCGTGCCGACGTCTATCGGTTCCCTTACCGCAAGTGACCGAGTCACCTTCACGATCGATCCTTCGGTGGCGACTGCTGAGCCGTGCGGCGCCGTAACCCTGAACTTCGACAATCTGGTCGTGACCGGCTGA
- a CDS encoding TetR/AcrR family transcriptional regulator: MAETSKVAEPGRRDAVLESALLTFARHGYRKTSMEEVARTARISRPGLYFLFASKEVLFRAAVTRALDQDLAAAERLLADTGRPLRERLVDAFDQWAGRYIGPLGRDIPSVIEQNPDLLGEIVRTAPKRFEELVTTAIAAASERASAHDVAQTLISASVGLKHQVETREAYLARFATAVGLLVA, encoded by the coding sequence ATGGCCGAAACGTCGAAGGTCGCGGAGCCGGGCCGCCGGGACGCGGTGCTCGAGTCGGCGCTGCTCACGTTCGCTCGCCATGGCTACCGGAAGACGTCCATGGAGGAGGTCGCGCGCACCGCCCGCATTTCCCGGCCGGGCCTGTACTTCCTCTTCGCCTCCAAGGAAGTGCTGTTCCGGGCCGCGGTCACCCGGGCACTGGATCAGGACCTCGCCGCCGCCGAACGGCTCCTCGCCGACACCGGCCGGCCGTTGCGCGAACGGCTCGTCGACGCGTTCGACCAGTGGGCGGGCCGCTACATCGGCCCGCTGGGCCGGGACATCCCGAGCGTCATCGAGCAGAACCCGGACCTGCTCGGCGAGATCGTCCGGACCGCGCCGAAGCGCTTCGAGGAGCTGGTCACGACCGCGATCGCCGCGGCGTCGGAGCGTGCGTCCGCGCACGACGTCGCACAGACCCTGATCAGCGCGTCAGTGGGGCTGAAGCATCAGGTGGAGACTCGCGAGGCGTATCTCGCGCGCTTCGCCACCGCGGTCGGCCTCCTGGTGGCCTGA
- a CDS encoding SDR family NAD(P)-dependent oxidoreductase translates to MTGRQLITTPFSASSTADEVLAGVDLAGVRAIVTGASSGIGAETARALAAAGAEVTLAVRNTAAGEAVATAIADAGAAHRPRVAPLDLADPAAVRRFTDGWDGALHLLVANAGLVTGGPAHTARGWELQFATNHLGHFALATGLHAALARGAADRGEARIVSVSSTAHMRAGVDFDDLHFRHRGYDPQIAYAQSKTANSLFAVEATRRWAPDGIFANAVNPGGVATGLQRNFTQAQKDSLAAAEAAGVFAYKTVEQGAATSVVAAVAPQFARTGGHYLDDGQEAYTVPDDAQLADHPHGVKRWALDPAAAERLWAVSAALTRS, encoded by the coding sequence GTGACCGGACGTCAGCTCATCACCACGCCGTTCTCCGCCTCCTCGACCGCGGACGAGGTCCTGGCCGGCGTCGACCTCGCCGGCGTGCGGGCGATCGTGACCGGGGCGTCCTCCGGCATCGGCGCCGAGACGGCCCGCGCCCTGGCCGCGGCCGGCGCCGAGGTGACCCTCGCGGTCCGGAACACCGCCGCCGGCGAGGCCGTCGCCACCGCCATCGCGGACGCGGGCGCCGCACACCGCCCCCGCGTCGCCCCGCTCGACCTCGCCGACCCGGCGGCCGTCCGGCGTTTCACCGACGGCTGGGACGGCGCGCTGCACCTGCTCGTCGCCAACGCCGGTCTCGTCACCGGCGGGCCGGCCCACACCGCGCGGGGGTGGGAACTGCAGTTCGCGACGAACCACCTCGGCCACTTCGCCCTCGCCACCGGGCTGCACGCCGCGCTCGCCCGCGGTGCCGCCGACCGGGGCGAGGCGCGGATCGTCTCGGTCAGCTCCACCGCGCACATGCGCGCCGGCGTCGATTTCGACGACCTGCACTTCCGGCACCGCGGCTACGACCCCCAAATCGCGTACGCCCAGTCGAAGACGGCGAACTCGCTGTTCGCGGTCGAAGCGACCCGCCGCTGGGCGCCCGACGGCATCTTCGCCAACGCCGTGAACCCCGGCGGCGTCGCGACCGGGCTGCAGCGGAACTTCACCCAGGCGCAGAAGGATTCCCTGGCCGCGGCCGAAGCGGCCGGCGTCTTCGCCTACAAGACCGTCGAGCAGGGCGCCGCGACGAGCGTCGTCGCCGCCGTGGCACCGCAGTTCGCCCGGACCGGCGGCCACTACCTGGACGACGGGCAGGAGGCGTACACCGTGCCCGACGACGCCCAGCTCGCCGACCACCCTCACGGTGTCAAGCGGTGGGCGCTCGACCCCGCCGCGGCCGAGCGCCTCTGGGCCGTCTCGGCCGCGTTGACCCGCAGCTGA
- a CDS encoding Clp protease N-terminal domain-containing protein: protein MRNPQFDDDVRALVRTAQERARALGHPGIGCEHLLYAIAHSPTPLGEVAREHGVTPERVAAQTDRLLNGPRSVFDGLDADALATIGIDLQAVREAVEATFGPAPVPRPRHRRRHRVRLPGHLPVTGRARSCLDTAVKDAEQGGTRVAEHHIGAAVVTADGGLVPPILAALGVSAPQLRRAILARAGR, encoded by the coding sequence ATGAGGAATCCGCAGTTCGACGACGATGTCCGGGCGTTGGTGCGGACCGCCCAGGAGCGCGCGCGGGCGCTGGGGCATCCGGGGATCGGGTGCGAGCACCTGCTCTACGCGATCGCGCACTCGCCCACGCCGCTGGGCGAGGTGGCCCGGGAGCACGGCGTGACGCCCGAACGCGTCGCCGCGCAGACCGACCGGTTGCTGAACGGGCCGCGCAGTGTGTTCGACGGCCTGGACGCCGACGCGCTCGCCACGATCGGGATCGACCTGCAGGCGGTACGGGAGGCCGTCGAGGCCACCTTCGGTCCCGCGCCGGTGCCGCGGCCGCGGCACCGGCGCCGGCATCGGGTGCGGTTGCCGGGACACCTGCCGGTCACCGGCCGGGCGAGGTCGTGCCTGGACACCGCCGTGAAGGACGCGGAGCAGGGTGGGACGCGCGTTGCGGAGCACCACATCGGTGCCGCGGTGGTCACCGCGGACGGTGGACTGGTGCCGCCGATCCTGGCCGCTCTCGGTGTTTCGGCGCCGCAGCTGCGGCGCGCGATCCTCGCCCGCGCAGGTCGATGA
- a CDS encoding helix-turn-helix domain-containing protein, whose translation MDTRMQIAESAASTDPEVGLRAVAALRVLTEELEALQVDRARRAGWSWQDIAARLGVTKQTVHRKHGRRTGGRA comes from the coding sequence ATGGATACGCGAATGCAGATCGCCGAGAGTGCGGCGAGTACCGACCCGGAAGTGGGATTGCGGGCGGTGGCGGCGCTGCGGGTGCTGACCGAGGAACTGGAGGCGTTGCAGGTGGACCGGGCCCGGCGGGCGGGGTGGTCGTGGCAGGACATCGCCGCCCGGCTGGGGGTCACCAAGCAGACCGTGCACCGCAAGCACGGGCGCAGAACCGGGGGCCGGGCATGA
- a CDS encoding cytochrome P450, with amino-acid sequence MEVQPVPYPFADAVALQLHPRFAELRKSEGPVRVTMPYGGDAWLVTRYEQTRFVLSDPRFSRAAAAGKDVPRGRPGFEPAGNLLAMDPPEHNRIRALVAKAFTVRRVELLQPRIREIVDTLLDGISPPADFASAVAWELPVQVISELLGVPPGERRMVRECTETLVASGGTATPADVTEARGRLAGALNTLIAQRRAAPTDDLLTALVAARDEGDRLTDNELLMLGVALLAGGHETTANLTGSFLVELLSDRERWTTLVARPELIPSAVEELLRFVPLATVADLARIAKEDLEIGGQAIRAGDAVLVQLDSANRDESVFASAGDLDFGRKVNHHVAFGFGVHHCVGAPLARLELRVLLSRLVHRLPGLRLAISAEDIEWRRDGLMRGVASLPVTW; translated from the coding sequence ATGGAGGTCCAGCCTGTTCCCTACCCCTTCGCAGACGCCGTGGCGCTGCAGCTCCACCCGCGGTTCGCCGAGCTGCGGAAGTCCGAAGGGCCGGTACGCGTCACGATGCCCTACGGCGGCGACGCCTGGCTGGTGACGCGCTACGAGCAGACGCGGTTCGTGCTGTCGGACCCACGGTTCTCCCGCGCCGCCGCGGCCGGGAAAGACGTCCCGCGCGGGCGTCCCGGCTTCGAACCGGCGGGCAACCTGCTGGCCATGGACCCGCCGGAGCACAACCGGATCCGGGCGCTGGTGGCCAAGGCGTTCACCGTCCGCCGGGTGGAGTTGCTCCAGCCCCGGATCCGGGAAATCGTCGACACGCTCCTCGACGGCATCAGCCCGCCCGCCGACTTCGCCTCAGCGGTGGCGTGGGAGCTGCCCGTGCAGGTGATCAGCGAGCTGCTCGGCGTGCCGCCAGGCGAGCGCCGGATGGTGCGCGAGTGCACCGAAACGCTGGTCGCCTCGGGCGGAACCGCGACACCCGCGGACGTCACAGAGGCACGCGGAAGGCTGGCGGGTGCACTGAACACGCTGATCGCGCAGCGCCGGGCGGCGCCCACCGACGACCTGCTGACCGCGCTCGTCGCGGCCCGCGACGAGGGAGACCGCCTGACGGACAACGAACTGCTCATGCTCGGCGTGGCACTGCTGGCCGGCGGCCACGAGACCACGGCGAACCTGACCGGCAGCTTCCTGGTGGAGCTGCTGTCCGACCGCGAACGGTGGACGACGCTCGTCGCCCGTCCCGAGCTGATCCCGTCGGCGGTGGAGGAGCTGCTGCGGTTCGTGCCGCTGGCGACGGTCGCGGATCTCGCGCGGATCGCCAAGGAGGACCTCGAGATCGGCGGCCAGGCCATCCGGGCCGGCGACGCGGTCCTGGTCCAGCTGGACTCGGCCAACCGCGACGAATCGGTGTTCGCGTCGGCCGGGGACCTGGACTTCGGCCGCAAGGTCAACCACCACGTCGCGTTCGGCTTCGGTGTGCACCACTGTGTCGGTGCGCCGCTGGCGCGGCTGGAACTGCGCGTCCTGCTCTCGAGGCTGGTCCACCGTCTGCCTGGCCTGCGCCTCGCGATCTCGGCGGAGGACATCGAGTGGCGCCGCGATGGATTGATGCGTGGGGTCGCGAGCCTGCCCGTCACTTGGTGA